Genomic segment of Paucidesulfovibrio longus DSM 6739:
CCTCCTGGTGCAGTCTCTCTGGGACACCTCCATGGCCGAAAACGCTTTCGGCCTGCGCAAGAGCACCGGGCGTCCGGTCGTGATCATGGCCGGAGCCGGACATGTGGAGCGGGGCTGGGGAATCGCCTCCCGCCTGCGCACCCTGGACCCGCAGGCCCGCATCGTGCTCCTGCTGCCCCTGCGCGACAGCGCGGACTTCGACCGCCGCGACGGAGACGGATTCTTCTACTGCCCGGAAACGTACCGCAGCCGCATGGGCATGACCCTGGAAGCGCGCGAGGGCCGCATCGTGGTCCGCGCGGTGGAGCGGGGCAGCCGAGCCGACACGGCGGGCATCCGGCCCGGCGACGTGCTCGAAGTCGCGCAGGGCCTTGCCGTGAAGTCGCTGCTCGACCTGCACTTCGCGGGCAAGCGGGCCCACGACCGGGACGAGTCTCTCGTATTCACCCTCTCCCGGCGCGGGGAGCCTGTTGTTGTCGATCTCGGAAAACTCGGAAAATCTGGTACGTCCGGAGAGGAAAAGCAATAAATGAAAGCTGGATATTTCATCTCCTTGCTCGTTTGCGGTTTGTTGTTGTTCAGCGCTGGCGGCTGCGGGGAGCAGCGCGACCTGGCCGCGCTCTTTCCCGAAAACATCGCCGGAGCGGAGCGCACGGAATTCCTGCTCGGAGAGGATGCGCTCCGCGCCGTGGACAAGCTGCACGGCAAGAGCATCCAGGCGCGCGACGCGGCGGTTGCCGTGTACGGCGCGGGCCACCCCCCGGCGGCCCAGGTCTGGGTGTCCACCGCGTCCAACGGCGCGGCCGCCCGCGAGCAGCTGGCGGTGATGGTCAACCGGATGCTCACCGGCAAGGCCACGCCCTTTGGGAAGCCTGCGGAGGAACGCCGGGCCGGGGTCGATCTCTACCGGACCGAGGGCCTGGGGATGGTGCATCTGATCTGGAGCCGCGACGAGCTGGTCTGGTGGCTGGCCGTGCTGCCGGGGCAGGAGGAAGCTTACCTGAAGGTCTTCCTGGAGCCGGGGGAAAAGTGATGCGCGAAGCAGGGGGAAGCGAGGTGCGGGAACTGCTGGAGCGCGCCGCGGCGGAGCACCGGCTCGACCGTCTGGACCAGGCGCGGCTGCTTTGCCGCAAGGCCCTGGAGCTGGAACCCGACCAGCCGGACGCGCTGCGCCTGCTCGGAGCGGTGGCGCTCCAGTCCGGACGCCATCGCCGCGCCGAAACCCTGCTGCGCCGCGCCGTGGAGCTGCTTCCGGAGAACGCCCAGGTCCGTCTGCACCTGGGCATGGCCCTGGAGGGCTGCGGCAGGCTCGGCGAAGCCGTGGAAGCCTACAAGGCCTGCATGGCCCTGGACCCGGACGCGGCCGAACCGTATGCCCGCTTCGGCAACCTGCTCAAGGACAACGGCCAGCTGCGCGAAGCCCTGGCCTGCTATGCCGGGGCGCTTCGCCGCGACCCGGACCACTTCGCGTCCCTGGTGAACATGGGCGGCGTGCTGCTGGAGTTGGGCCGGGGGCGCGACGCGGTGGATATTTCACGCCGGGCTGCGGAGCTGCGGCCCCTGGCCGTGCGCGCGCATCTGCATCTGGGCGCGGCCCTGCACGACGCTTGGCGCACCACCGAGGCCGAATCGGCCTATCTGGCCGCGCTGGAGCTGGAGCCGGGCCATAGCGGGGCCATGAACAACCTGGGCGTGCTCAAGCGGGACCAGGGCCGCATCCGGGACGCGGTATCCTGGTTTCGCAAGGCCTGGAAAGCCGACCCGGACTTCGCTGCGGCGCGCAGCAATTACCTGCTGACCCGGCATTACCTTGCGGACGAGCAACGCGAAACGTTTCTGGAAGAGGCGCTCGCCTTCGGACACGACCTGGCCGATCCCCTGACTTCGCGTGCCAGGAGCCACGACAACGACCCGGACCCGGACCGTCCCCTGCGCGTCGGCTATCTTTCCGGCGATCTGCGCCGTCATGCCGTGAGCAGTTTTCTCGTTCCTCTTTTGGCCGAGCATAATCCTGAAAATGTTGAGTTTTACTGTTACGCGAACAATCCGTATTCAGATGGTACTACAGATCATTTACGGTCAATTTGCAGTCTCTGGCGTAATATCCGTACAACCGGAGATATTGAAGCATCCGAAATAATGCGAGAAGACAAGATAGACATTCTCGTGGACCTCAGCGGGCATTCCTCGCACAACCGACTCCTGACCACGGCCAGAAAGCCCGCTCCGGTGCAGGCGCTCTGGCTCGGATATTTCGACACCACGGGAATGCGGGCGGTTGACTGGATCATCGCGGATCGGCACGTTTGCCCCGAGGAACAGGGAAAATTCTATTCGGAAGGGGTCTGGCGGCTGCCGGTGAGCTTCTGGTGCTATGGTCCGCCGGACGTTGAAGTGGAGCCTGTGGAAACTCCCTTCTTCGAGAGAAAAAGCATTACGTTCGGGTGCTTTAACAATACCGCAAAAATCAACAATACGGTTGTGGATGCCTGGGCCGCGATCCTTCGCCAAGTACCGGAATCGGAGCTTCTGCTCCAGTCCGGCTCCTTTGCCGACAAGGACGTGCGCGCCCGCTATCAGAGCATGTTCTCGGACCGTGGCGTGGGGGATCGCGTGGCGTTTCGGCCACATATGGAGCTTCGCGGCTATCTGGCCTCGTATCAGGAGGTGGATCTGGCCTTGGACCCCTTCCCGTACGGCGGCGGCGCCACCACGGCGGACGCCCTCTGGATGGGCGTGCCCGTGGTCAGCCTGCGCGGCGGGCGCTTTTCCGGCCGCCTGTCCACCTCCCTCCTGGAGGCGGCGGGCCTCGGAGAGCTTGCAACTCGGACCCTGGACGACTATATCGCGTGTGCCGTGGGTCTTGCGCGCGAGCCCGAGCGCCTCGCCCTGCTGCGCAGCGATCTGCGCGGACGTCTGCTGGCCTCTCCGCTCTGCGACGCGAAACGCTTTGCCCGCGACATGGAAGCGGCCTACCGGGGCATGTGGTCCCGTTGGTGCGGAACATCCCGCCGTCATTAGGAATCCAAGATGCCTGAACTCCCCGAAGTGGAAACCATCGCTCGCGGGCTGCGCGAAACCCTGCCGGGGCTCGTCTTTGCCGATGTCGCGGTCTACGATCTGCGGGCCGTGCCCGGCCACGAGCCGGAGGAGTTCGTGCGCCGCACGCGGGGCCGCACCGTGGCGAGCGTCCGTCGCCGGGGCAAGCTGCTGCTCCTCGACCTGGAGTTCGACGCCGCGCCGCAGTCCGTGCTCACGGTGCACCTGCGCATGACGGGCCGGGTCGTGCACGGACCGGACCGCGCGCCGGAATCCCACGAGCGCATCCGTTTCTCCATGAACGACGGCAGCGTATTGACCTTTTCGGACGTGCGGCGTTTCGGCGGTTGCCGGGTTTTCACCCCGGCGGAGCTGGAGCGATGGACCTTCTGGAACGTCCTGGGGCCGGAACCCCTGGAGATCGGCGAGTCCGAATTCGTCGCATTGTTCCGGGGCCGCAGGGCGAAGATCAAGGGATTGCTCCTGGACCAGCGCGTCATCGCCGGCGTGGGCAACATCTATGCGGACGAGAGCCTGTTTCGCGCGGGAATCCGCCCGGATGCCGTGGCTTCCGGGCTTTCGGCGGCCCGGCTGAAGCGTCTGCGCAAGGTGCTCTGCGAAGTGCTGCGGCAGGCCATTGCGGAAAACGGCAGTTCCATCAGTGACTATAGAAATGCGCGGGGAGACGCTGGCGCGTTTCAGAATTCATTTCAGGTCTATGGGAAAGCCGGAGAACCCTGCGGGCGCTGCGGGCGCACCCTCTGCGGCTGCCGGGTGGCCGGACGTTCGTCCACATATTGCGACAATTGCCAAACAACCTGAAATGCTTGGTTATAGTCGTTATTGCGAACGTATGGGCACTCGAAAGATAAACAGTGTTCAATTTCAATATGTAGAAAGTCTCTAGTCATTTTCTAGAGAATCGAGCAATAATGAATACGACAGGTTGCAAGGCAGCCCCGGAATCGGGCGGAAAGGCCTCCAAAGAGGCGGGAAGCGGGGGCGGGCTGGCCAGGAACACCATGGTGGTGGCCGCTGCCACGTTGATATCGCGCGGGCTTGGATTCGTGCGCGACGTGATCGTGGCCTTCGCCCTGGGCGCGGGAGCCTCGGCGGACGCCTTTTTCGTGGCCTTCCGCATCCCCAACCTGATGCGCCGCCTTTTCGGCGAGGGCTCGCTGACCATGGCCTTCATCCCGGTCTACGCCCGCGTGCGCGAGGAGCAGGGCGAGGCCGCGGCAAGGGAGATGGCCCGCTCCGCCATGATCTGGCTCTGCCTGATCCTCGGAGCGCTCACGCTGCTGGTGGAGGTGTTCGCCGGGCCTCTGACCTTTCTCATCGCGCCCGGATTCGCGGACAATCCCGAACTCTTCGCGCTGACCGCGAAGCTCCTGCGGATCTGCTTTCCCTATGTGCTCATGATCTGCGGCGTGGCGCTGTGCATGGGCATCCTCAACGCCCACGACCACTTCATGGCCCCGGCCTTGTCGCCCGTGATGCTCAACATCGCGCTCATCGCGGCGGCCCTGGCCGGGTATTACTCCGGGGGCGACGTGGCCCTGTGCATGGCCGTTGGCGTGCTCGCGGGCGGTCTGCTCCAATGGTGGCTCCAGCAGCCCTACCTGCGCGCCCAGGGCTTCACGTGGCGGGGGGCCTGGTCCTGGCGGGACGCGGGCGTGCGGCGCATGGCCCTGCTCATGCTGCCGACGGTCTTCGGCGCGGCGGTCTATCAGGTCAACATCCTGCTCGGCACCCTGCTGGCCTCGTATCTGCCCGAAGGCAGCGTCTCCTATCTCTACTACGCGGACCGGCTCGTGCAGTTCCCCCTGGGCGTTTTCGGCATCGCCGTGAGCACGGCGGCCCTGCCCAGCCTCTCGGTGCTGGCGGCCAAGGGACGCATGCCGGAATTCAACCGGACCCTGCGCACGGCAGTGGGCCTGACCATGTTCATTTCCCTTCCGGCCACCGCCGGATTGCTGGCCCTGTCCGAGCCGGTGATGCGCCTGCTCTTCCTGCGCGGCGCGTTCACCGCCGAGGCGGTGCAGGCCTCGGCCTCGGCCCTGGTGGCCTATTCCGCGGGCCTGCCGTTCATCGCGGCCCTGCGTCCTCTGGTGGCGGCGTATTACTCCCTGGAAAACACGCGCACCCCCGTGATTGTGGCCGTGGTCAGCCTGGTGGTCAACGTGGGCCTCGGCGCGTATTTGATGCAGTATTTCGCGCATGTGGGTCTGGCGGTGGCCGTGAGCGTTTCCGCGGCGGTCAACTTCGGGCTGCTGCTGACCTTTCTGCGCAAGAGGCTCGACCGCGCGCCTCTGCCCCTGGCCAGCTTCGCCAAGTGCCTCGGCCTTTCCGCCGTGGTCTACGCCGGAGCCTGGGCCAGCGCCCTGGGGCCGTCCCTGCTCTGGTTCGGGCTGATTCCGGTCTGGATCGTCTTCTACGTCGCCGGGGCCGTGGCCTTGCGCGTGCCCGAGGCGGACCTCTTCCTGGGGGCGCTGCGCAGGCGCGTGCGCCGCAACAGGCCGGAAGGCGCTGAACCCGCAAAGGAACAGCCCGGCAGCGCCAACGCGGAAGGCGGCGGCAAGGGGGAAGACCGGGGATGAGCGCGGAGGAGGAGCGCCATGAAGGATTTTGAGGTCGCGCTGGCCCGGCAGCGGTTTCCGCGCGGACTGCGGCAGCCGGAGGGGGGCTATCGCTTTTCCGGGGATTCCCTGCTCCTGGCCAGCTTCGCGCGCTCCTTCGCCTCGGGCCCGGGGCTGGACCTGGGCACGGGCTGCGGCGTGGTGGGGCTGGCCTATCTTCTGCGCCACCCGGACGCGGACCTGCACGTGACCGGGGTGGACCGCGAGCCGGAAATGACCCGCGCCGCGCGGGAAAACGCCAGGCTCCTCGGCTATGAGGATCGCTTCGCGGTCAAGCTCTCCGACGTCGCGGACTATGATTTCCAGGGCAACCACTTCGAGTTCGCCCTCTGCAACCCGCCGTTCCGGCCCCGACACAGGGGCCGCGTCAGCCCCAACTCGGCGCGCGCCTCGGCCCGCTTCGAAGGCTCGGACGGGCTGGAGCCCTTTGCGGCTGCGGCGCGCGTCAGCCTCAAGGACAAGGCCCCGCTCTACCTCGTGCACATCCCGGAGCGCCTGCCGGAAATCGTCGAGGTGCTGCGGAGCAACGGCCTGGAGCCGAAGCGGATGCGCTTCGTGCACGGGCACGCCGAGGCCGAGGCGCGGGTGGTGCTGCTGGAGGCGCGCAAGAACGGCAAGCCCGGCATGAGCGTGGAGCCGCCCCTGGTGCTCTACGAGGGCCGGAGCGCCCGCTCCGGGGTGACCGCGAGCGCCCTTGCGTTTTGCCCGTATTTGCAGTGCAATGCCCGCGGGGACGAGGCAAAGGGAGGAAGCGGACATGGAGCGTGAGCAATTGCTGCGACGGCTGGCCCCGTGCGGATTGAACTGCGGAGCCTGCGTCGCGTTTTCGGATGGCCCGGTCCGGGCGCACGCCCAGGCCCTGCGCGGCCTGCTCGGCCCGAATTTCGCGAGCTATGCCGAGCGGTTCGCGGGCATGAATCCCGTGTTCGAAGGCTACGGGCAATTCGAGGCGCTGCTGGACTGGCTGGCTTCCGGTTCCTGCGAAGGCTGCCGGGGCGAGGGCTGCCTGTTCACGGCCTGCAAGGTCGGCCTTTGCGTGCGGGAACAGGGAGTGGACTTTTGCTTCCAGTGCGCGGAATTCCCCTGCGGGCGGCACGGCATGCCCGAAATGCTCGCAGCGCGCTGGAAGGCGAACAACGAGCGCATGAAGTCCGTTGGAGTCGAGGCCTACCACGAAGCCGTCAAGGACAAACCCAGGTATCCGTAGGGCGCGGCTGCGGCCACGGCCACAACGAAACCGCCACGACGATAAAACGTTATGATACAACGCATCATCCTCGACGACTTCCTGGCCCACAAGCACACGGAACTGGCCCTCGGACCCGGGGTGACCGTGCTGACCGGCCCCAACAACAGCGGCAAGTCCGCAATGGTCGAGGCCCTGCGCTGCGTGGCCACCAATCCGCCCCCCCGCCACGTCATCCGGCACGGCGCGACCCTGGCGCGGGTGGAGGTCGTGCTGGAAGACGGAACCTCCGTGGCCTGGTGCCGCAAGAAGAACACGGCCTGGTACGAGCTGAAGCCGCCGGGAGCCGAAGAACCCGAATATTTCCGCAAGCTCGGCCGGGGCATGGTTCCCGATGAAATCCGCGAGGCCCTGCGGCTCGATCTCGTGGACCTGGAAAGCGGCGTGTCCGTGGACGTGCACGTGGGCGACCAGAAAAAGCCGATATTTCTTTTGGATATGGACGGTGCGGACGCGCGCATGGCCGAGTTTTTTGCCGCGTCCAGCGAGAGCGCGCATCTCATGGCCATGCAGAAAAGCCTGCAAAGCCGCAACCGCGAGGCCAAGACCCGCGAGCGCACGCTCCGGGTCCGT
This window contains:
- a CDS encoding O-linked N-acetylglucosamine transferase, SPINDLY family protein yields the protein MREAGGSEVRELLERAAAEHRLDRLDQARLLCRKALELEPDQPDALRLLGAVALQSGRHRRAETLLRRAVELLPENAQVRLHLGMALEGCGRLGEAVEAYKACMALDPDAAEPYARFGNLLKDNGQLREALACYAGALRRDPDHFASLVNMGGVLLELGRGRDAVDISRRAAELRPLAVRAHLHLGAALHDAWRTTEAESAYLAALELEPGHSGAMNNLGVLKRDQGRIRDAVSWFRKAWKADPDFAAARSNYLLTRHYLADEQRETFLEEALAFGHDLADPLTSRARSHDNDPDPDRPLRVGYLSGDLRRHAVSSFLVPLLAEHNPENVEFYCYANNPYSDGTTDHLRSICSLWRNIRTTGDIEASEIMREDKIDILVDLSGHSSHNRLLTTARKPAPVQALWLGYFDTTGMRAVDWIIADRHVCPEEQGKFYSEGVWRLPVSFWCYGPPDVEVEPVETPFFERKSITFGCFNNTAKINNTVVDAWAAILRQVPESELLLQSGSFADKDVRARYQSMFSDRGVGDRVAFRPHMELRGYLASYQEVDLALDPFPYGGGATTADALWMGVPVVSLRGGRFSGRLSTSLLEAAGLGELATRTLDDYIACAVGLAREPERLALLRSDLRGRLLASPLCDAKRFARDMEAAYRGMWSRWCGTSRRH
- the mutM gene encoding bifunctional DNA-formamidopyrimidine glycosylase/DNA-(apurinic or apyrimidinic site) lyase: MPELPEVETIARGLRETLPGLVFADVAVYDLRAVPGHEPEEFVRRTRGRTVASVRRRGKLLLLDLEFDAAPQSVLTVHLRMTGRVVHGPDRAPESHERIRFSMNDGSVLTFSDVRRFGGCRVFTPAELERWTFWNVLGPEPLEIGESEFVALFRGRRAKIKGLLLDQRVIAGVGNIYADESLFRAGIRPDAVASGLSAARLKRLRKVLCEVLRQAIAENGSSISDYRNARGDAGAFQNSFQVYGKAGEPCGRCGRTLCGCRVAGRSSTYCDNCQTT
- the murJ gene encoding murein biosynthesis integral membrane protein MurJ; translated protein: MNTTGCKAAPESGGKASKEAGSGGGLARNTMVVAAATLISRGLGFVRDVIVAFALGAGASADAFFVAFRIPNLMRRLFGEGSLTMAFIPVYARVREEQGEAAAREMARSAMIWLCLILGALTLLVEVFAGPLTFLIAPGFADNPELFALTAKLLRICFPYVLMICGVALCMGILNAHDHFMAPALSPVMLNIALIAAALAGYYSGGDVALCMAVGVLAGGLLQWWLQQPYLRAQGFTWRGAWSWRDAGVRRMALLMLPTVFGAAVYQVNILLGTLLASYLPEGSVSYLYYADRLVQFPLGVFGIAVSTAALPSLSVLAAKGRMPEFNRTLRTAVGLTMFISLPATAGLLALSEPVMRLLFLRGAFTAEAVQASASALVAYSAGLPFIAALRPLVAAYYSLENTRTPVIVAVVSLVVNVGLGAYLMQYFAHVGLAVAVSVSAAVNFGLLLTFLRKRLDRAPLPLASFAKCLGLSAVVYAGAWASALGPSLLWFGLIPVWIVFYVAGAVALRVPEADLFLGALRRRVRRNRPEGAEPAKEQPGSANAEGGGKGEDRG
- a CDS encoding tRNA1(Val) (adenine(37)-N6)-methyltransferase yields the protein MKDFEVALARQRFPRGLRQPEGGYRFSGDSLLLASFARSFASGPGLDLGTGCGVVGLAYLLRHPDADLHVTGVDREPEMTRAARENARLLGYEDRFAVKLSDVADYDFQGNHFEFALCNPPFRPRHRGRVSPNSARASARFEGSDGLEPFAAAARVSLKDKAPLYLVHIPERLPEIVEVLRSNGLEPKRMRFVHGHAEAEARVVLLEARKNGKPGMSVEPPLVLYEGRSARSGVTASALAFCPYLQCNARGDEAKGGSGHGA
- a CDS encoding DUF3795 domain-containing protein, which encodes MEREQLLRRLAPCGLNCGACVAFSDGPVRAHAQALRGLLGPNFASYAERFAGMNPVFEGYGQFEALLDWLASGSCEGCRGEGCLFTACKVGLCVREQGVDFCFQCAEFPCGRHGMPEMLAARWKANNERMKSVGVEAYHEAVKDKPRYP